A DNA window from Alligator mississippiensis isolate rAllMis1 chromosome 11, rAllMis1, whole genome shotgun sequence contains the following coding sequences:
- the LOC132244159 gene encoding acidic leucine-rich nuclear phosphoprotein 32 family member E-like — MANVELTSLAKLPTLSKLRKLELSDDVISGGQEVLAGRCPNLTPLNLSGNKIKDLSTVEALQNLKNLKSLDLFNCDVTNLEDYRESVFELLQQIAYLDGFDQEDNKAPDSEDEDDEGGDEEDEEDEDEAGPPGEYEEDEDDAGSDLGEGEEEEEVGLLYLMMKEIQDEDDDDDYVEEGGDEGEEGRFCKA, encoded by the exons ATGGCCAACGTAGAGCTGACATCCCTGGCCAAGCTCCCCACCTTGAGTAAGCTCCGAAAG CTGGAATTGAGCGACGACGTCATTTCGGGAGGCCAAGAGGTCCTGGCAGGAAGATGTCCAAATCTCACACCTCTAAATCTAAGTGGCAACAAAATCAAAgatctcagcactgtggaagcccTT caaaatctcAAAAACTTGAAGAGCCTGGACTTGTTCAACTGTGATGTCACAAACCTGGAGGATTACAGGGAAAGcgtttttgagctgcttcaacaGATTGCCTACCTAGATGGGTTTGATCAGGAAGATAACAAGGCCCCTGACTCGGAAGACGAGGATGATGAAG gaggggatgaggaggatgaagaagatgaagatgaagctggtccaccaggagaatacgaagaagatgaagatgatgcgggttcagatttgggggagggtgaagaggaggaagaagttggTCTTTTATACCTGATGATGAAGGAGATCCAG gatgaagatgatgatgacgaTTACGTCGAAGAAGGTGGCGatgagggggaagaaggcaggttCTGCAAAGCGTGa